The sequence below is a genomic window from Nocardia fluminea.
CGCTGATCGGCCTCCTGGCCTCCGACACCGGAGGTGTGGCAGCCAGCAGCAACGCTAGTGCCGAGCGGTGCGCCGGGTCGACTGATTGTGCCGCGGGGAGCTTCGGCCGTGGCGCTGGACCGCTCGATGTCGGGCGCGCTGTCACCGCAGGCCACCCGAGCGACCCTGCCGCGCCTGCGGCAGGGTCGAAATGGATTCAGCGGTAGGCGGGTTCGTTGCCCTCGCGATAGATCGCGAGCGCCGATTTCATCAACCGCACCAACGACGCTCGCGCGTCACCCGCATCACCCGGGCGCGCCTCGATCATCGAGCCACGTTCGGTGACAAGGTAGCGCCCGTCCGGAAAATCCATCACATGGAAGCCCTGGCCGTGTTGCGGGCGGTTGTCGATCGCAGCTCCCGGGTAGCCCGCCACGTACACGAGGGTCGATCGCGTCCGCCCGAAGAACTCGTCCGCCTTCTGCTGCGGCGTGCGCCGGTCGGCCGCCCACGGGTCGTAGGGGGTTTCCTCGTCGAGGTCGTTGCTGTTCATCGAGAACACGTCCCCGTTTGCCGCCCCCGTCTTCGGCAGCCGGGCAAGGAGCTTGTCGGGCAGCTGTTCGATCTCGAGCAAGCTCATCCGGATGTCACCACCCTCGTGGTCCAGCGGCACGCGCTGCTGTTCCACCAGCACCGCCTGCTGTCCCCGCACCGCCGCGAACGACCGCAATTTCTCCCCGTCACCGTATCCGGCGAACTCGAACCGC
It includes:
- a CDS encoding ESX secretion-associated protein EspG, which codes for MSQGQWQFSALGFTVLWRAADRDVLPYPLQTQANAVTVDEYDRLWQDEAQRILPMFDHSLDAAVRILLEPEARFEFAGYGDGEKLRSFAAVRGQQAVLVEQQRVPLDHEGGDIRMSLLEIEQLPDKLLARLPKTGAANGDVFSMNSNDLDEETPYDPWAADRRTPQQKADEFFGRTRSTLVYVAGYPGAAIDNRPQHGQGFHVMDFPDGRYLVTERGSMIEARPGDAGDARASLVRLMKSALAIYREGNEPAYR